A single window of Jaculus jaculus isolate mJacJac1 chromosome 14, mJacJac1.mat.Y.cur, whole genome shotgun sequence DNA harbors:
- the Zim2 gene encoding zinc finger imprinted 2, with protein MLLLSPPGLRELRPPLPLAARGAPVCPPRAGPRAGSDAHRARALRHPSSSSAPPCAVTLAPARLRLGPGPPAILGASVRLCASCCPSPLRDDLGPPAILGASALPCVLLLPRVLHLSPDPALLTSPFLSRSSSSTIRSLAPSPVCFEAVYLAEHRRKAVKMLHSREASNVLPGKEEDPQTLYIRNPGFLRPSYPDYRHFQCFLVPSLYQPVSQVQQYYQPWLQPETETKEEIVEQLVMERFLTTFPETLKIHVISQQPRDRMEVGLLVPHVMPECEKKHETGAPAQNPVIEVKRETISPEMLDNLPSPSTKPKVISALENFEDVAVDFKPEELGCHSAPQKNPYWVVMPQNYENLVSVEYQSLKPNIISCLEEKPGAMEEEDSKAVMWKSEPSDDPLELHQENQQQEGSLGSDGVERSSDLTSLSENLPENDPQEGTMFDISNRFQLPYLICKVCNRVFTSEVGLRKHESFHTGKRPFRCHLCDKGFFLMPHLNKHLRIHSGKKCSGANMRRNPSVPRGVAICGRVSTNLQEDGHECLKCGKAFVQDVHLVQHLKAHQVAESLPPQLPRKTYSVRYQRKHDYVGERACQCCDCGKVFGNSSYLIHHYRTHAHKRPYQCRLCGKCFSLPSYLTQHYQLHSQETN; from the exons ATGCTGCTGCTCTCCCCGCCGGGGCTGCGTGAGCTCCGCCCGCCACTGCCCCTCGCAGCCCGCGGGGCCCCGGTCTGCCCGCCTCGCGCTGGGCCCCGGGCCGGTTCCGACGCCCACCGCGCCCGTGCCCTGCGgcacccttcctcctcctcagccccGCCCTGCGCGGTGACCCTCGCCCCTGCCCGGCTTCGGCTCGGCCCTGGCCCTCCCGCCATTTTGGGCGCCTCCGTCCGCCTCTGCGCTTCCTGCTGCCCTTCCCCGCTCCGCGATGACCTTGGCCCTCCCGCCATTTTGGGCGCCTCAGCGCTTCCTTGTGTGTTGCTCTTGCCCCGCGTGCTCCACCTCAGCCCGGACCCTGCGCTGCTGACCTCTCCCTTCCTGTCCAGGTCTTCGTCCTCCACCATTCGCAGCTTGGCTCCTTCTCCCG TGTGTTTTGAAGCAGTCTACCTGGCAGAGCATCGCCGCAAAGCTGTAAAGATGCTACACTCAAGAGAGGCTTCGAATGTTCTCCCTGGGAAAGAAGAGGACCCTCAAACCCTCTACATAAGAAACCCAGGCTTTCTGAGACCATCTTATCCAGACTATAGGCATTTTCAGTGTTTCTTAGTACCTAGTCTTTACCAACCTGTGAGCCAAGTCCAGCAATATTACCAGCCATGGCTGCAGCCAGAGACCGAAACCAAGGAGGAGATAGTAGAACAACTGGTGATGGAACGATTTCTGACGACCTTCCCAGAGACGCTGAAGATCCATGTGATTTCACAACAGCCCAGGGACAGAATGGAGGTGGGACTACTGGTTCCACATGTGATGCCAGAATGTGAGAAGAAGCATGAGACTG GTGCCCCTGCTCAGAACCCTGTCATCGAAGTAAAGAGAGAAACCATAAGTCCAGAGATGTTGGACAATCTGCCTTCACCATCTACTAAGCCCAAG GTAATTTCTGCACTTGAGAACTTTGAGGATGTGGCTGTGGACTTCAAGCCTGAGGAGTTGGGTTGCCACAGTGCTCCTCAGAAGAACCCATACTGGGTGGTGATGCCACAGAATTATGAGAACCTGGTCTCTGTAG AGTACCAATCTTTGAAACCTAACATCATCTCATGCCTGGAAGAAAAGCCTGGCGCAATGGAGGAAGAGGACAGCAAGGCAGTAATGTGGAAAA GTGAACCTTCTGACGATCCATTGGAATTGCACCAGGAAAACCAGCAGCAGGAGGGAAGCCTTGGCAGTGATGGAGTTGAAAGAAGCTCTGATCTTACCAGTCTGTCAGAGAATCTTCCAGAAAATGATCCCCAGGAGGGTACTATGTTTGACATTAGTAACAGGTTTCAGCTACCATATCTCATATGCAAAGTTTGCAACAGAGTCTTTACTAGTGAAGTAGGCCTTAGGAAGCATGAGTCTTTCCATACTGGGAAGAGGCCCTTTAGATGTCATCTGTGTGATAAAGGCTTCTTTCTCATGCCGCACCTCAACAAACACCTAAGGATTCATTCTGGTAAGAAGTGCTCGGGGGCTAATATGCGTAGAAACCCTTCCGTCCCACGTGGAGTAGCCATCTGCGGTCGTGTAAGCACTAACCttcaggaggatggccatgaatgtTTGAAGTGTGGCAAAGCTTTTGTTCAGGATGTGCATCTTGTTCAGCATCTCAAAGCCCATCAGGTGGCTGAGTCCCTTCCCCCTCAGTTACCTCGCAAAACATACTCAGTTCGCTATCAGCGGAAACATGACTATGTGGGGGAGAGAGCCTGCCAGTGCTGTGACTGTGGTAAAGTTTTTGGTAACAGTTCATATCTCATTCATCACTATCGCACTCACGCTCACAAGAGGCCTTACCAGTGTCGGCTGTGTGGGAAATGTTTTAGCCTACCCTCGTACCTCACTCAGCATTATCAACTGCATTCCCAAGAGACCAACTGA